A stretch of the Leopardus geoffroyi isolate Oge1 chromosome B2, O.geoffroyi_Oge1_pat1.0, whole genome shotgun sequence genome encodes the following:
- the LOC123608006 gene encoding E3 ubiquitin-protein ligase MYLIP, translating to MLCYVTRPDAVLMEVEVEAKANGEDCLNQVCRRLGIIEVDYFGLQFTGSKGESLWLNLRNRISQQMDGLAPYRLKLRVKFFVEPHLILQEQTRHIFFLHIKETLLAGHLQCSPEQAVELSALLAQTKFGDYNQNTAKYSYEELCAKELSSATLNSIVAKHKELEGTSQASAEYQVLQIVSTMENYGIEWHSVRDSEGQKLLIGVGPEGISICKDDFCPINRIAYPVVQMATQSGKNVYLTVTKESGNSVVLLFKMISTRAASGLYRAITETHAFYRCDTVTSAVMMQYSRDLKGHLASLFLNENINLGKKYVFDIKRTSKEVYDHARRALYNAGVVDLVSRSDPSPPNSPLKSSDSGLNCTSCEGLSCQQTRALQEKLRKLKEAMLCMVCCEEEINSAFCPCGHTVCCEGCAAQLQSCPVCRSRVEHVQHVYLPTHTSLLNLTVI from the exons ATGCTGTGCTATGTGACGAGGCCGGACGCGGTGCtgatggaggtggaggtggaggcgaAAGCCAACGGCGAGGACTGCCTCAACCAG gtGTGCAGGCGGTTGGGAATTATAGAAGTTGATTATTTTGGACTGCAGTTTACGGGTAGCAAAGGTGAAAGTTTATGGCTAAATCTGAGAAATCGGATCTCCCAGCAGATGGATGGGCTAGCCCCTTACCGGCTCAAACTGAGAGTCAAGTTCTTCGTGGAACCTCATCTCATCTTACAGGAGCAGACTAG GCATATCTTTTTCTTGCATATCAAGGAGACCCTCCTGGCCGGCCACCTCCAGTGTTCCCCGGAGCAGGCAGTGGAACTCAGCGCCCTCCTGGCCCAAACCAAGTTCGGAGACTATAATCAGAACACTGCCAAGTACAGCTACGAGGAGCTCTGTGCAAAGGAACTCTCCAGTGCCACCTTGAACAG CATTGTGGCAAAGCATAAGGAGCTGGAGGGGACCAGCCAGGCTTCTGCCGAATACCAGGTGTTACAAATCGTGTCCACGATGGAAAACTATGGCATAGAGTGGCATTCCGTGAGGGACAGTGAAGGGCAGAAACTCCTCATCGGGGTTGGACCTGAAGGAATCTCCATTTGCAAAGACGACTTTTGCCCAATTAATAG GATTGCTTACCCGGTGGTCCAGATGGCCACCCAGTCAGGGAAGAATGTGTACTTGACCGTCACCAAGGAGTCCGGAAACAGCGTCGTGCTCTTGTTCAAGATGATCAGCACCAGGGCCGCCAGCGGGCTCTACCGAGCGATAACGGAGACGCACGCTTTCTACAG GTGCGACACGGTGACCAGCGCCGTCATGATGCAGTACAGCCGAGACCTGAAGGGCCACTTGGCGTCTCTGTTTCTGAATGAGAATATCAACCTCGGCAAGAAGTACGTCTTCGATATCAAAAGAACGTCTAAGGAGGTGTACGACCACGCCAGGAGAGCCCTGTACAACGCCGGCGTCGTGGACCTCGTTTCGAGAAGCGACCCCAGCCCTCCGAACTCCCCGCTCAAGTCCTCGGACAGCGGCCTGAACTGCACCAGCTGTGAGGGCCTCAGCTGCCAGCAGACCAGGGCGCTCCAGGAGAAGCTGCGGAAGCTGAAGGAGGCCATGCTGTGCATGGTGTGCTGCGAGGAGGAGATCAACTCCGCCTTCTGCCCCTGCGGCCACACTGTGTGCTGTGAGGGCTGCGCCGCCCAGCTGCAG TCCTGTCCGGTCTGCAGGTCGCGGGTGGAACACGTGCAACACGTCTACCTACCGACCCACACCAGTCTCCTCAACCTAACCGTGATCTGA